The following proteins are co-located in the bacterium genome:
- a CDS encoding V-type ATPase subunit subunit G family protein: MAQSDASTHSSDDQILREIADKERSLQEELARAKAEAARLVEQAQREAEEIRARARGQLEREAAEAAAAGTAEAQKVTAEILERAGAEAKTIRTRAAERLSRAADVVVREVLGDRE, translated from the coding sequence ATGGCACAATCTGATGCCTCTACGCATTCCTCCGACGATCAGATCCTCCGAGAAATTGCCGACAAAGAGCGTTCGCTACAGGAAGAGTTAGCCAGGGCCAAAGCCGAGGCCGCGCGGCTCGTCGAGCAGGCGCAGCGCGAGGCCGAGGAGATTCGTGCGCGCGCCCGGGGGCAGTTGGAGCGCGAGGCGGCGGAGGCCGCGGCCGCGGGGACCGCCGAGGCGCAGAAGGTCACGGCGGAGATCCTCGAGCGCGCCGGCGCCGAGGCGAAGACAATTCGGACGCGGGCCGCGGAGCGGCTGTCTCGGGCCGCAGATGTCGTCGTGCGCGAGGTCCTCGGGGACCGCGAATGA